A genomic stretch from Candidatus Zixiibacteriota bacterium includes:
- a CDS encoding HlyC/CorC family transporter gives MGNTYIEILAIVILILANGFFSLSEFAIIASRKSRLKRYAQEGRRAAARAFKIHSRPESFLATVQVGITVVGTLAGVFSGMTIVNYLTPVIASIPNSLIAGSARTLSFLIIVGIISYATVVIGELVPKYLALTNPEKIALLVSGPITLFVRIAFLPVKVLTLSARGIMRLIGVRKTAGRASITEDEINILITEGREKGVFDETEEEMIQSVFDFTDTTARQAMTPRTEIIGIEHHDPPAEILKIINSHGFSRYPVYDESLDNIVGIIYTKDLIRILQNSELIIINDIIRKPFFVPDSMKLNTLLKTMQKKRVHAAIVLDEFGGTAGMITLEDILEEIVGDIYDEFDTEQREFVIKSEKMAFASGSFRVDELNDEFGTTFPEDGPETLSGLLFQKLGHPSIKGEELVLNGIRFRVLEVKGNRLKRLSIEKLNNNSLPGS, from the coding sequence ATGGGTAATACTTATATCGAAATCCTGGCTATTGTCATTCTGATTTTAGCCAATGGTTTTTTCTCGCTCTCGGAATTCGCCATCATCGCCAGCCGCAAGAGCCGTTTGAAACGGTATGCCCAGGAGGGCCGCCGGGCGGCCGCCCGGGCTTTTAAAATACACTCCCGCCCCGAATCATTCCTGGCCACTGTCCAGGTCGGGATCACCGTGGTGGGAACCTTGGCCGGGGTTTTCAGCGGCATGACGATCGTCAATTACCTGACACCCGTCATTGCCTCCATTCCCAACAGCCTGATTGCCGGATCGGCCCGGACTCTCTCCTTTCTGATCATCGTCGGGATTATATCATATGCTACCGTGGTAATCGGCGAATTGGTACCAAAATATCTGGCTCTTACCAATCCCGAAAAAATTGCTCTGCTTGTCTCCGGCCCGATCACCCTGTTTGTCCGAATAGCCTTTTTACCGGTCAAAGTCCTGACCCTGTCGGCGCGGGGTATTATGCGGCTGATCGGGGTCAGGAAGACTGCCGGGCGGGCCTCGATTACCGAAGATGAAATCAATATCCTGATTACCGAGGGACGGGAGAAAGGGGTTTTCGATGAAACCGAGGAGGAAATGATCCAATCGGTTTTCGATTTCACCGACACTACTGCCCGGCAAGCCATGACTCCCCGGACCGAAATTATCGGAATCGAACACCATGATCCCCCGGCTGAAATCCTTAAAATAATAAATTCTCATGGCTTCTCCCGTTACCCGGTGTACGATGAAAGCCTCGACAATATTGTCGGCATCATATATACCAAGGATTTGATTCGAATCCTCCAGAACTCCGAATTGATTATTATCAATGATATCATCAGGAAACCGTTTTTCGTTCCTGATTCAATGAAACTCAACACCTTGCTTAAAACCATGCAGAAAAAACGGGTACATGCGGCGATCGTGCTCGATGAATTCGGCGGAACGGCCGGTATGATTACGCTGGAAGATATTCTCGAGGAAATCGTCGGTGACATATACGATGAATTCGATACCGAACAACGCGAATTCGTCATCAAATCGGAAAAAATGGCCTTCGCATCGGGTTCCTTTCGGGTCGATGAATTAAATGATGAATTCGGCACCACTTTTCCCGAAGATGGGCCGGAGACTCTGTCGGGTCTTCTTTTCCAGAAACTGGGCCATCCGTCGATCAAGGGGGAGGAACTGGTGTTGAACGGAATCCGTTTCCGGGTTCTCGAGGTTAAAGGCAACCGCCTCAAACGGCTGAGTATAGAAAAACTGAACAATAATTCCCTGCCCGGTTCCTGA
- the htpX gene encoding zinc metalloprotease HtpX, producing the protein MNSIKVFFLFLLLTLLFLLVGFALGGRNGMVIAFILAAVMNFFSYWFSDRIVLKLYRARPVDEATHRRLYRVVRSVSQKAPVPMPKIYIIPSKAPNAFATGRNESHAAVAATEGLLEILNDSELEGVIGHEMAHIVNRDMLIQTVAATMAGAIAMLASMARWTALLGGYSRDDSRNGGMIGMLAAMIVAPIAAMLIQMAISRNREYRADAEGSRITGQPLALASALEKLHKAPIRLNLDKQPATAHLFIANPLSGKGLASLFSTHPPVEERIKRLQQLVYGGGAV; encoded by the coding sequence ATGAACAGTATCAAGGTATTCTTCCTTTTTCTTTTGCTGACATTACTTTTTCTACTGGTAGGCTTCGCGCTGGGCGGCCGTAACGGGATGGTTATCGCCTTTATTCTGGCCGCCGTGATGAATTTTTTTTCATACTGGTTTTCCGACCGGATTGTGCTGAAATTATATCGGGCGCGGCCGGTAGATGAGGCGACTCACCGAAGGCTGTATCGGGTGGTCCGTAGTGTTTCGCAGAAGGCTCCGGTACCGATGCCAAAAATCTATATTATTCCATCCAAGGCACCCAATGCCTTTGCCACCGGGCGCAACGAGAGTCATGCGGCGGTAGCGGCCACCGAGGGTCTGCTGGAAATTTTGAATGACAGCGAGCTGGAGGGAGTTATCGGTCACGAGATGGCTCATATTGTCAACCGCGATATGCTTATCCAGACCGTGGCGGCTACCATGGCCGGCGCTATTGCCATGCTGGCTTCGATGGCCCGCTGGACCGCCTTGCTGGGCGGATACTCCCGGGACGACAGCCGCAACGGCGGCATGATAGGAATGCTGGCAGCCATGATTGTCGCCCCAATTGCCGCCATGCTGATTCAGATGGCGATATCACGCAACCGGGAGTACAGGGCCGATGCCGAGGGAAGCCGGATCACCGGCCAGCCGCTGGCTCTGGCTTCGGCATTAGAGAAATTGCATAAAGCGCCGATCCGTTTGAATCTTGACAAACAGCCCGCCACGGCTCATCTTTTTATCGCCAACCCGCTGAGCGGAAAAGGACTGGCATCTCTGTTCTCGACGCATCCGCCGGTCGAGGAACGAATCAAAAGACTCCAGCAACTGGTCTATGGCGGCGGGGCGGTTTGA